The Lepidochelys kempii isolate rLepKem1 chromosome 11, rLepKem1.hap2, whole genome shotgun sequence DNA segment CATAAAACTCCAAGGTCATCTGCCTCTAGTCATCTCAGTGGAATTTTCTCTGTAGTCTACAGATGACAATTTAAATATCAGCATAATTTTACTGTTTATTTAGTAAATGTATTTAGTTATTTGCTTTTTATTCTGGGTGGATATCAGTAATTAGACTGAAAAGATCTGCTCGGCGGTACCCACAGATCTGTGTGCCCAAAACTTCTCTCATTCCTCACTCAAGTTTGGTTATATCCCTGGAGCAGCAGCATACCAATCAGAGCAAATGTAAGGAAGGAGtgtataaagtgtgtgtgtgtaataggcTGAGCAGATCACGGGGCTTAGCAGTAGAAAGCTCATGGGGAGATTAGTTTGCACTTTATTTTGCAAGGTCTATTGAGGACTTGGCTCTTCAGGATTCCATTCTGAAATCTAAAGCCACCTCTTGACTCAACATCTATTTTCAGGTACTTAAAAATGTTACGTTTTAGTAGGCTGTAGCAGTCCCTTTGCAACTTCAAAGGGTGTAGACGCCTTCGTTGTTTCATGGATATCTTAATTGAAAAGACCTTTCCCACTTTCTAACATGGCAAGAAATTTTGCAGAAGCACTTTGGAGGAATTGATCAAGAAGCTCAAGTGAtctgcagattttcaaagggacaaaTACTTCGTTGTGTTAAAGATCTTCATTCAGTTGTCCCTGAAGAAGCAGAACCCAAAGATCAGATAGTATGAATTGACTTTTACAATGCCCTAATACAAGTTTCATGCTGAAAactcactgaatttttaaaaatatctgccttcagAGTGACAGATACCCAGTGTTTTAAAAGAGCTGCTTTTTGTGCAGACCTTTTTGGAATTATATTTATGAACAGACCTCTTGGAGAACTTTTGATTTGTTCAGGCTACAATTCCCAAACATCCCAGGCTGTTTTTCATAATGTGTGCCACTTTAGATCTGGATACCAGGAAGTTAGAGAGAAACAGTAAGAGTCTTTCCCATTTATCCTTCCTTCGGGCCCTCAAAACTGCATATAGCATACTTCAAacaaattttctgatgaaaatatGTAAATACGTAAGTCAATTATGTTCAGCTCCTAGTACTGCaaagattaagaacataagagctgttACCCTGGATCATACTGATGGTCCACTAACCCAGAATCctgcctccaacagtggccagtaccataACACCAGGGAGagtgcagaacagggcaatttttgagTGATCTATCTCATCTTCTATTCCCATCTTCTGGTAGTTAGAGGTTATGGGGcaccctgagcatggggttgcattcctgaccatcttggctaatagccattgatggatgtatcctgcatgaacttatctagttcttttttgaagccagttatacAACATCCCAAGTCAGTGACTTGCACAAGTTAATTGTGTGTTCTGAGAAAAAGTACTTcatcttgtttgtattaaagctgctgccttttaatttctttgAGTGACCCTTGTCTtgtgtattgtgggaaagggttaAAAACTTCTCACTACACTTTTCCACTCCATTTATGATataatagacctctatcatatccacccttagtggtctcttttctaagctgaacaaccctgctcatatggaagctgttctatccCCTTGATCCTCTGTGTTGAACTTCTTCGAACCTAGTCCAGTTCCACTAATCCTTTCTGAGATAaggatgaccagaactggacacagtattcaaggtatgggagcaccatggatttatgtagtgacCATGTAAAATTTTCTTGtcttattttcaaaaaaagaaaaggagtacttgtggtaccttagagactaacaaatttatttgagcataagctttcgtgagttttccactgaatgcatccgatgaagtgagctgtagctcacgaaagcttatgctcaaataaattggttagtctctaaggtgccacaagtactccttttctttttgtgaatacagactaacacagctgctactctgaaacttgtcttaTTTTGTATCCCTTTCCTACCAGCCCCTAACATTGTTAGCGTTTTTGCCCACTGCTGTGCATTGAGCTGAAagtatccacaatgacaccaagattCTTCTTGAGGGGTGTCAGCTAATTTAGAGCGCATCATGaaatatgtatagttgggattattttttccaatatgcattatttttcacttatcaacattgaatttaatttgccattttgttgccccatctccagttttgtgagattctgctagaactctttgcagtcagctttggacttacaaaaattattcaagataattatcatctgcaaactttgccgtTTCATTCccatttccagatcattaataaatatgttgAATGACACAGGTCCCAGTGCAGATCAGTGGCGGACCctactgtttacctctctccagtgtgAAAACTtgccgtttattcctacccttcatttcctgtcttttagcccattactgatccacgagaggatcttccctcttattctaTGACagcttagtttccttaagagcctttgataaGACCCCTTGTCCggggctttctgaaaatccaagtacactacgCTTGTTGAtactctcaaagaattctaatatattggcggggcatgacttccctttacaaaagccatgttgactcttctccaacatattgtgtttgtgtgtctgataattctgttctttactattgtttctaCCAATTTATCTTGTACTGAAAGTAGGttcaccagcctgtaattgccaagattgCCTCTAGGGcccttttaaaaagtcagttttaccttagctatcttccagtcatctaaTATAGAGGCTGATTTCAGcaataggttacaaaccacagttagtagttctgcagtttcatatgtgagttccttcagaactcttgagtgaatgccatctggtcctggtgattttaTTACTGTAtaatcaatttgttctaaaatctATTCTATTGACACATCAATGTGGGACTGTACTTGTCACTCAAGAAGAATAGCTTtgatccctccacccccatccttttcagtgaagactaatgcaaagaattcattgagtgctcctttaacgaCTTCATTGTCTGGTGGCCCCATTGCctatttggcaggcttcctgtttctgatgttcttaaaaagaatttcttactgttagttttttgcatttttagtaaattgcttctcaaattctttgCCTGTCTTCTTATGCTTAACctgccagagtttgtgctccttcctattatcttgtcttccaaattttaaaggatgcctttttgcttctgTTGGCCCCCAGTACTCTGCTCTTGAGCTGTGGTGGCATTCTTTTGGACCTTTTAATGTCTTTCCTGATTTGGTGTATACATCTCATCTGAGCTTCCATTGTGGTGGTTTTTAAATAGTTCCCATGCTGCTTGCAGGTATTTAGCCCTTTTGacagttccttttaatttccatctaaCGAGCatcctcatttttatgtagttccctttttaaagttacattttaCCATGGTGGGCTTTTTAGtattatttctcctcccctccctgttacatttaattacattttggtccctattaccaagtggttgagctctagttacctcttggaccagtaCCTGTCCTTCACtttggactaaatcaagaattgcctctctcctAGTGGGTTTCAGAACTaattgctccaagaagcagtcatttatggtgtctagaaattttatttctgcatcctgCCATGAGGTGACACTTATCCAGTCAGTATAAGGATAGTTGAATTCACCCATTATTATTGCACTTTCtggttttgtagcctctctaaacctcccttagcatttcacatTCACTGTTACCATCCGGGTTAGGTAGTAAGTGTATATTCCTACTTctatactttttttcccccctccaggcacTCATTTTCTATCCATAgtgattctgtggtacagttttgtttcatttaagatttttagcTTATTTTACTCTGATTTGTTTAATATATAATGCCAGTCCCCCAGCAACGTGACCTaatctgttattttttttatatatcttATACCCTGGTATTAGTGTGTCCTACTGATTATTCTcttcccaccaagtttctgtgatgcctattatatcaatatcctcctttaatcCCAGACACTGTAGTTcatccatcttagtatttagagtTCTAgaatttgtatataagcacttgcacattttgtcaatattcagttgcttgcctttgtgtgtttatatttaaatAGACTCATACATTTGCCTGTTCCTCATTACATCTCACCTGTATtttaccaacttctttcctaTCCTCTATACTAAGATAAAGTgtcccgtccccccgcccccctacaAGGGATGTCTCCACCTGAACCATGTACTGCTCCACCCCATCAGGTTTTCCCCAGTTTAAACAATCCTCTACAACTTTTTCAATTTTACATGCCacagtctggttccattttggttcaTGTGAAGCCCATCCCTTCTTTATAGACCAATCCTTCCCCAaaagttccccagttcctaataaatcccTCTTCCCTGTACCAATGTATCATCTACGCACTGAGACCTTGCAGTTCTGCCAGTCTTACTGCCCTGTgcttggaactggaagcatttcagtgAATTCTACCATGGGGGTCCTGGACCTCAATCTCTTACCCAGCTGCCTAAacttggcctccaggacctctttccaacctttccctatgtcattttGATACTTACTTATACCATCGGCTCCTCCCCAGTACTACCTATGAGACTATCTAGATGTTTCATGAGATCTGCTACCTTTGCACCCAGAAGGCAATTCACCATGAAGTTCTCTCAGTCATCACAAAGCCAACTATCTACATTTCAAATAATCAAGTCCTCTACTACTATTGCctatctcttcctaataactTGACTCCCTGCCTCCGGAGCGATATCCTCAATGTGAGAGGATATCATGCCATCATCTGAAAGGTGGGTCCCAATTATGagatcatttccctctgccccaggatcatttctcctgccctgagactttcatcctccttaacagcacagGGGCTTTCGGACAGGAGGTAGGACTACTCCACTATGTCCCTGAAAGTCCCCTCTGTatagctctgtctctctctttgcttatccagttcagccactctggcttCAAGTGCATGTACTCTGTCTCAGGGCCATGAGTTGCTTGGGCTGCATGCACACGTATGCCCCCTGTCCGTGAGGCAGGTGGTAATACATGTTGCACTTAGTGCAATAACGTGGGTAGCTGTCACCCTTCTGCTGGTTTTCTGCCTGCATTTTTACTCTTGGGGTGGCTTATTGTTGGCTAAGTTTTGGATATGTTTGTTAGGTGTATTGGGTTTTCTTTATTTCATGAGTTTTCTTGAACTTGGTGCCTTTCTATTTGTTAAATCTCTTGGACTCCTTCACTGCCAAACTCTCTCTGCAGCCAAACTCCCTCAGTTCCTGTGCTTGCTCTCTCTCACAGGCTATCTGTTCAAGAGGGGGCTGTCTCAGGAGGTCTCTAGAtctaaccccccccacacacacacacacatactagaCTACACCCCTTCATACCTATTATTGATTACTTGTGTCCTGACCTctaggagtatgtctacactgcagttagacatcctctgctggctcatgccagctcactcaggcttgtgggggctctttaattacagtgtagacttctgggctcacaCTGGAGCcaaggctctaggaccctgtgaggtgggataGTTATAGCCCTTGGGGTATCACTAATGAATGATTTACTCTGCTGCCACAGTGGCTAACACCTCCAGGAGGCTATGAGTCACCAGTTCAGCCTTTCTGACCAAGCTTGTAAGATAAGGTTTAAATCTGAATAAGCCTTTAGATTTTAAACTGCTTGGCTTATAAAATGCTTAGCCCCTTCAAACTAAATTTTAAACTGAACTAATATTTTAAGGTTTAAGATTTAAGGTTGTGCGCTATTACTGTAAAGGTGCAAGAGGGTAAGTTCTGTAGTGTATTTTGATGTACAgcggtagcagggtccacacagccagttacTGCATGGCAAGCTGGGTTTCTGTAAATGTACACCGTGGCTTACCTGTACTATCTgagtagacaagcccatagattCTGTTACTGATTCAAGTATGAAAAGaggcttttgggtttttttcctcagaGCTCACACATGAGTTTCTGCAAATACTAGAGAAAACACCTAGCCGACTGAAGAGGATTCGTAATTGGAGGGTAAGAACTTGTTGCCTAAGTAATTTGTCATAGGacatatggggggagggatagctcagtggtttgagcattggccttctaaacccagggttgtgagttcagtccttgagggagccatttagggatcagggcaaaacttggggattggtcctgctttgagcagggggttggactagatgacctcctgaggtcccttccaaccatgatattctatgattctatgataactgcCACAAACCTTAAAAGTAAGATTGTAAACTTCCTGAACTTTTCCTTAGCAATATGTTCATAATTGTATGTCCCTCTGTAGTTCCCTATTATGGTagcttacatttaaaataaataaaattaaattaaagtaaaatttaaaattgaaacaatgAAATCCACCTTATTTTATCCAGTTTTGAGATATGTTAGCTAGCTGTTTATTTGTAGGTACTTTCTAAGTTTGTCCttactcctttccttttcataTAGGCTAATCAGGCTGCTAAGAAACCGAAAGGGGATGGACAGGTATCTGAGAATTCTCTTCTTGGTTCATCTTTGGTCCAGAATTCCATTTTGGTGGATACCGTTACTGGTGTATCTGCCAATACAAGCTTCCAAAAATCATCAACGTCAACctttcctgcaccagtacctctgaACTCAGGAAGTATGTCTGTTCAACACAGTCATGCACCTGAAAACTTGGCAATATTAGCTACAGGAATGCCAAGTACCTCATATAGTTTGGCATCGCACCAAGAATGGCCTCAACATCAAGAACAAACAAGGACCGAACAAATATATTCTCAGAAACAGGAAACTACATTACCTGGTAGTCAGTACAATCTGAACTTCCAGCCAGGAACTTCTGTACAATTGCATTCTGGGTTACATCACAGATCTGACAAACTTACTGAGCATTCCACTGGTAAACAAGACTATGCTCACAAGTCAGGAAACAAACACCATGGACAGGTTGCTGCTCCTGTAATTCCTCAGAAAATGTCCTTGGATAAATACAGAGAGAAACGCAAACTAGAAACCCTTGAACTGGATGTGAGGGAACATTATGTAGCTACCCAAGTAGAACAGCAACATAAAAAGCACATCCAACCACAAGCAGCCAGTAGCAGTTCTGTTACGTCCCCTATTAAAATGAAAATTCCTGTTGCAAATGCAGAGAAACCAGAAAAACATGTGTctgataaaaaagaaaagggtggATCACTCAAACTGCGAATACCAATCCCACCTACAGAAAAGAGTTCCAGTAAAGaagatttgaaaatgaaaattaaagtttCTTCAGAAAGACACAGCTCATCTGATGAGGGCAGTGGAAAAAGCAAACACTCAAGTCCACATGTTAGCAAAGACCATAAAGAAAAGCACAAAGAACATTCTTCAAATCGCCATCACAGTAGCAGTCACAAGCATTCACATAGTGGTGGCAGTAGTAGCGGCGGCAGTAAACATAGCACTGATGGAATAACACCAACTGCTTTGAGGAGTCCTGTTGGCCTGAGTAGTGATGGTAATTCCTCTAGTTCCGGCTCTTCAAGAAAGAAGTTGCACAGCAATGATGCTTCTCACAACCACCACTCCAAATTGAGCAAAAGTTCCAAAAGTTCAGGTAGTTCATCTAGTTCTTCCTCCTCTGTTAAGCAGTATGTATCCTCTCACAACTCTGTTTTTAACCTTCCcttaccccctcctccccctgtcaCATACCAGGTGGGCTACGGACATCTCAGCACCCTCGTGAAACTGGACAAGAAGCCAGTGGAGAACGGTCCTGATGCCAATCACGAGTACAGTACAAACAGCCAGCATATGGACTACAAAGATACATTCGACATGCTGGATTCGCTGTTAAGTGCCCAAGGAATGAACATGTAATCAATTGTTTAGGTcactttttctttacttttttaatttaagaattgTTAGAATGGAAAAATTCCTAATCTAGCAGTAGCAACACCAGCTGTTGTTGCCATGGTTTCAGTATATGTAAGTGCTGCTTTATCCTTCACTGAAAAGAAGAGGTATAGTAAACAAGTCTTTATCTCCACATACAATAGTGTTATAAATACTGTAATAGCATGGAAGGTGCAAAAATCTCAGTATTTCTACAACTGCAGCTAAGAACAGTAGAATGATCATCTGCTTTTAGGTGTCTAGGATGCCTCAAGCATTGattatttaaaattttgaatACTGCAGCCACCATTTTTGTTGCTTAGCTTTTGAATGAGTGTAATTGTTTCCTTGTGTATTTATACTGTATGTATGATTTGCATGTTTCAAAGATAAAGGGATTAAAAACAGTATACTGACAACTGTTTACAAGAAAGTGGAGAAAAATGTACATACATTTTTGTATGTTTAGATATACCATAAATACTCAGGATTGGAGCTGCTTGTAAGTATAACAAAATATACATAACTTTATTTTATCTTGTGTCAGAGTCCATCAGTAATCTAAACAAAGGTGACGCTTTGTCATGTTTATCTTGAACTGTAGGCCTTATTGGAAGCTGCTTAAAAGGGCACTTCACTAGAATGGGTAATTTAGTACCATGTGTGGTCGTCCACAGGAGAGCATCACCAATGAGGCAATAAAGGAGTCTGGGCCTCAGTTTGCTGATTGTGACCAGATTGACTGCTGAAATGCACCCCAAGCTTTCTGAAGGAAAAGAGAATAAAGTTTACATAATCTTTTGATGTGAAGTGCATTTAAATGTTTATTGGCTTGATGCAGTAATATAGGCAGAGCTGTTACTTAATGATTACGTAGATTAATGTGAGTTAAGAACTGAAATTCATAAAAACTTATAGTGAAAAATTAGtaagttgttttttaaactttaataCCATAAGTTATTTTAATAGTAAACAGGGATCACTGTTTCCATTACcttttcagaataacagccatgtTCTGAAGTCCAAGAAGTGTATTTGTGTGTGATGCCATATTTCTTTTACAGGTGAGAATGCAGTCTTCACAATAAATAAGAGTAAAACTATGATATCCCAACTTTCCTTTATATTCCAACAATAAAATAGTTACCACTGATTCTCTGTGCATTGTACTTGTGATTAGTTACAAAATTGGAAgttacttgttttgtttttagctcTGTGAAAAATCACTCTTCAATTAAACCACTAGTATACACTTTGTCTGTCTGCAAGTGTCATAATATGGCTTGTGTACTGTTCGCACAGTCTTCTGCCTTTTTAGAAGAAATAAGAGACTTGAACATTTATACATCATTTTTGTTGAAAGCCAATACTACAGTTCCGTTTTACCAGCTGACAATTAACTAATTTTATGGTTGCGCTTAAAATCATTAATAAGCTATGAATTAATTCAACATGTATTCAGTATAAGATAGCGAACGCTGGTTCCTAGtgactgttttgatttttttaaaatatacaagaaGTGAAGTTTTGCTAAATCACCTGCATATGCAGTTAGTACTTGGTGTAACTGGTTGTAAACACTTCAGAATTTTAATCTGAAGCTTAGCCCTTTAGTTCCATTATTAAATGAAGTGCTTTAAACCACAAAATTGTTCAGTACTTACCCGTTTGTAGTTGCTATATTATGTAACTACAGGTATATCAATTACTATGTAATACTCGGTTTCCAGTAATGCAAAAGCTTATCACTAAGTTTTATTTGAACAATGGACACTACTTTTTACatctaaacattttaaattgaaaacagaATAATGTATCTAGGTCCACATTTAGCCTTTTCCCATGGATATACAGGATACAAAACTTTACCCTTAACTGCTTTGAATTTCTCTACATTCAGAAAAATATACTTCAACATTATTACACTTGTTTCACATTGTTGGATATGTTCTAACCCTTTTAATAGTCTCTCCTCTCCACCTCAGCACTAAGTCTGAAGAATTGTTGACAAATGTAAGCAATGTAAACTGTTCTAAACTAATATGCAGAGATAGAAGATAAAATAGTAAATTGTGTTTAAAATACTCTTTACAAAGTATCACAATATTTGCTTGTAAGCCTATTAAATAGCTGTACAATGAAATGCCTCTTATGCATCCAATGTGGATACAGCAATATATTGTACTAGAAATATAGCATCTAATGTTATAACTTAGAGATGAAATGCCAGGCAGGTAACTGGTGATGgtcaaaaacaaatgaaaaacgcCAGAGATTTTCACTTGAGTTGATGACTTACACAGGTCGTTCACGCTGATTCCAGGCAGCTCTGAAATTACATTGACAAAGGGTTGCTATTCTAAGTTAATGAGAAACCGTGATTTCAATTTCTTTGTAGAGAATATCCACAAATAAGATTATTTTTAGTTTGCATTATAATTGTGTAAATATGTATATCTCTGTACTGAAGTCTTGCTCTCTGAGATTAGAGTTGACATGGTGgatatggggggtggggaacaacAAAATATCACTAATTCACACTGACTGAAACCCATTGCAAATGACTGAACTTTGATTTACAGCATGTTCCAACTGTTTATGGGGTCAGCATTGGTCCCATAAGTGAATgaataaatgcaataaaaaagcTAATACGCCACAATGTACTTTGTTCACTTTGGTTATAGTTTTGTTACTGTCTTGAgtgaatttaatagaaaatacaCTATGTATTTTGTAAAAATGAAGTCTTAATTCTGAAACCTCACTACAGTGCTCAGCTATTAAATCTCATCATTTTTGTGATATGTTAAGTGTGTGGATTATAGAGATTCTACTGTACGTTGAATCTTTAGTGTCCTTGCTAAAGGTGGAAGTACTGCATTAAAGTACTCTAGACAATGTACTGTATCTTGCTGTGGTCTAGTACTTTTGATATTTGGTTAAAATTGAAGTGCTGTATACCCTTTCTGCTCATTGTAGATAAATGTTTCATGTTAAAATAGCCAGTTACAATTTTAAAACAGCCCTTTTATGAAATTAAAACTTCACTTATCTTTTTTAAGGACAACTTGTGTAAAAGCTATTTATTAATAAAGTTCCTTACCTCGCCACTCTCACTATTGGGCAGAAATACAGTCCCATTTCCTGTACTTATCTTGCCAATTTTGCTTGTATATATTAATTATGAAAAATCCCCTTGGATTTGATGACAAAACATCCATGGTTTTTTCAAATGTAAACAGAAAGCacttttgaattttgaaaaaataaCATAATTTACCTTCCCTAACTTTTTTCACAGTAATTTCTAACTCAGCAAAAATACGTAGTCAGAGAACTTTCAGAAAAGCAAGTTATATAACTTAGATACatttagagggaaaaaaaaaatgaggtACGTACTTTTCATTTGATATGAACCAAGTGggaactttgatttttttttccatatcaGAATGTGGAACTGTCGTAGGAGCATTATAGCTATTTTATCCATAATTTGAAATGTACTAATTCATGGTTTTAAAACTATACTTCCTCCAGCAAAGCAGAATTACAAGTATGCCGGCATTCCAAGCAGTTCTACAGGGAGAAAGCTGTTACTCCCTTGCTCCTCTCAAGTCTTCAATGAGTACTGAAGCTGACTAAACTGGTTCCTAGACACTGAATGTTATAAATACAAGATGGCCCTGGACTACTTACCTTTCCCATATCCCTACAATTGCAGCTGGTCAGTTCTCTTTGCTCGTAAAAGTCCCTTACTGAAGATGTCCTATTGAGTCACTTTGATCATCTTCAGGACTGCTCAGAAGCCTTCCCTGTTGGGGGCAGTTTATATTTGATCATTTTGTTTCCAATTTCCCTTTGATCTTCATCTGGATTACTTTCCCTCACCTTCTAAAAGAATTGTCAGATCACTGAGTCATTTTAATTGCTCTTTGTATGGATGTGGCATTCCAGTTGCTCCAATGGAATATTTGTAAAATAGATTAAACTACACTGATTCTCTGTCAATGTTTCTAATGAGATTAGAATGACAATATATAATATTGCTTTTACTCAAGATAGGCTATAACAACATTTTAGATTTTGAGCTAAATGAA contains these protein-coding regions:
- the CCNT2 gene encoding cyclin-T2 isoform X3, with the translated sequence MEGEEGPGAAAAGPPAGGAGGGGGGSVMAAAASGSGGAGSAVRGGGSSVSASRWFFSREQLENTPTRRCGVEADKELSYRQQAANLIQDMGQRLNVSQLTINTAIVYMHRFYMHHSFTKFNRNIISPTALFLAAKVEEQPRKLEHVIKVAHACLHPQEAQLDTKSDAYLQQAQELVILETIMLQTLGFEITIEHPHTDVVKCTQLVRASKDLAQTSYFMATNSLHLTTFCLQYKPTVIACVCIHLACKWSNWEIPVSTDGKHWWEYVDPSVTLELLDELTHEFLQILEKTPSRLKRIRNWRANQAAKKPKGDGQVSENSLLGSSLVQNSILVDTVTGVSANTSFQKSSTSTFPAPVPLNSGSMSVQHSHAPENLAILATGMPSTSYSLASHQEWPQHQEQTRTEQIYSQKQETTLPGSQYNLNFQPGTSVQLHSGLHHRSDKLTEHSTGKQDYAHKSGNKHHGQVAAPVIPQKMSLDKYREKRKLETLELDVREHYVATQVEQQHKKHIQPQAASSSSVTSPIKMKIPVANAEKPEKHVSDKKEKGGSLKLRIPIPPTEKSSSKEDLKMKIKVSSERHSSSDEGSGKSKHSSPHVSKDHKEKHKEHSSNRHHSSSHKHSHSGGSSSGGSKHSTDGITPTALRSPVGLSSDGNSSSSGSSRKKLHSNDASHNHHSKLSKSSKSSGSSSSSSSSVKQYVSSHNSVFNLPLPPPPPVTYQVGYGHLSTLVKLDKKPVENGPDANHEYSTNSQHMDYKDTFDMLDSLLSAQGMNIITAMF
- the CCNT2 gene encoding cyclin-T2 isoform X4, whose protein sequence is MEGEEGPGAAAAGPPAGGAGGGGGGSVMAAAASGSGGAGSAVRGGGSSVSASRWFFSREQLENTPTRRCGVEADKELSYRQQAANLIQDMGQRLNVSQLTINTAIVYMHRFYMHHSFTKFNRNIISPTALFLAAKVEEQPRKLEHVIKVAHACLHPQEAQLDTKSDAYLQQAQELVILETIMLQTLGFEITIEHPHTDVVKCTQLVRASKDLAQTSYFMATNSLHLTTFCLQYKPTVIACVCIHLACKWSNWEIPVSTDGKHWWEYVDPSVTLELLDELTHEFLQILEKTPSRLKRIRNWRANQAAKKPKGDGQVSENSLLGSSLVQNSILVDTVTGVSANTSFQKSSTSTFPAPVPLNSGSMSVQHSHAPENLAILATGMPSTSYSLASHQEWPQHQEQTRTEQIYSQKQETTLPGSQYNLNFQPGTSVQLHSGLHHRSDKLTEHSTGKQDYAHKSGNKHHGQVAAPVIPQKMSLDKYREKRKLETLELDVREHYVATQVEQQHKKHIQPQAASSSSVTSPIKMKIPVANAEKPEKHVSDKKEKGGSLKLRIPIPPTEKSSSKEDLKMKIKVSSERHSSSDEGSGKSKHSSPHVSKDHKEKHKEHSSNRHHSSSHKHSHSGGSSSGGSKHSTDGITPTALRSPVGLSSDGNSSSSGSSRKKLHSNDASHNHHSKLSKSSKSSGSSSSSSSSVKQYVSSHNSVFNLPLPPPPPVTYQVGYGHLSTLVKLDKKPVENGPDANHEYSTNSQHMDYKDTFDMLDSLLSAQGMNM
- the CCNT2 gene encoding cyclin-T2 isoform X2; this translates as MEGEEGPGAAAAGPPAGGAGGGGGGSVMAAAASGSGGAGSAVRGGGSSVSASRWFFSREQLENTPTRRCGVEADKELSYRQQAANLIQDMGQRLNVSQLTINTAIVYMHRFYMHHSFTKFNRNGEGSGLKVNIISPTALFLAAKVEEQPRKLEHVIKVAHACLHPQEAQLDTKSDAYLQQAQELVILETIMLQTLGFEITIEHPHTDVVKCTQLVRASKDLAQTSYFMATNSLHLTTFCLQYKPTVIACVCIHLACKWSNWEIPVSTDGKHWWEYVDPSVTLELLDELTHEFLQILEKTPSRLKRIRNWRANQAAKKPKGDGQVSENSLLGSSLVQNSILVDTVTGVSANTSFQKSSTSTFPAPVPLNSGSMSVQHSHAPENLAILATGMPSTSYSLASHQEWPQHQEQTRTEQIYSQKQETTLPGSQYNLNFQPGTSVQLHSGLHHRSDKLTEHSTGKQDYAHKSGNKHHGQVAAPVIPQKMSLDKYREKRKLETLELDVREHYVATQVEQQHKKHIQPQAASSSSVTSPIKMKIPVANAEKPEKHVSDKKEKGGSLKLRIPIPPTEKSSSKEDLKMKIKVSSERHSSSDEGSGKSKHSSPHVSKDHKEKHKEHSSNRHHSSSHKHSHSGGSSSGGSKHSTDGITPTALRSPVGLSSDGNSSSSGSSRKKLHSNDASHNHHSKLSKSSKSSGSSSSSSSSVKQYVSSHNSVFNLPLPPPPPVTYQVGYGHLSTLVKLDKKPVENGPDANHEYSTNSQHMDYKDTFDMLDSLLSAQGMNM
- the CCNT2 gene encoding cyclin-T2 isoform X7 — its product is MIGELLLRGYLPSQFKLNLAHELLKPRFSSTTSSSVRSLLLTNTKSKMESPLLGSIISPTALFLAAKVEEQPRKLEHVIKVAHACLHPQEAQLDTKSDAYLQQAQELVILETIMLQTLGFEITIEHPHTDVVKCTQLVRASKDLAQTSYFMATNSLHLTTFCLQYKPTVIACVCIHLACKWSNWEIPVSTDGKHWWEYVDPSVTLELLDELTHEFLQILEKTPSRLKRIRNWRANQAAKKPKGDGQVSENSLLGSSLVQNSILVDTVTGVSANTSFQKSSTSTFPAPVPLNSGSMSVQHSHAPENLAILATGMPSTSYSLASHQEWPQHQEQTRTEQIYSQKQETTLPGSQYNLNFQPGTSVQLHSGLHHRSDKLTEHSTGKQDYAHKSGNKHHGQVAAPVIPQKMSLDKYREKRKLETLELDVREHYVATQVEQQHKKHIQPQAASSSSVTSPIKMKIPVANAEKPEKHVSDKKEKGGSLKLRIPIPPTEKSSSKEDLKMKIKVSSERHSSSDEGSGKSKHSSPHVSKDHKEKHKEHSSNRHHSSSHKHSHSGGSSSGGSKHSTDGITPTALRSPVGLSSDGNSSSSGSSRKKLHSNDASHNHHSKLSKSSKSSGSSSSSSSSVKQYVSSHNSVFNLPLPPPPPVTYQVGYGHLSTLVKLDKKPVENGPDANHEYSTNSQHMDYKDTFDMLDSLLSAQGMNIITAMF